A single genomic interval of Nymphalis io chromosome 30, ilAglIoxx1.1, whole genome shotgun sequence harbors:
- the LOC126780044 gene encoding DNA-directed RNA polymerase I subunit RPA49-like produces the protein MTEIIIDDVYPKGTVYPMILNFQNGYTTDNFKNQECILADNSETNNKTLATEIDGLVYAGDEENESLGKTFILARNKTTGKVRLIETGVVNVKPILKFDQNISQLQLETSHLELSRKFGSKKQKQRMEQKEKLKVNIETVTEQMKNVTQEITEENLDLSSYNNVNNDDFYIPPINRTAEKAEEVYEVDKILTDEQYEKIHSELEGKDYTSEMIPLIKSIISKKTLSPKLIVLAVYANSLLYLYTTMVKDITKKSFAACSMSLTLNNIILNNFLSVSHSKRTRPAPFKDKSLCHAIVFLLLINNLKIEMDGLCEALKLTPNTATLKVRVTGASVITSGNKKIVQLKLPLNKTGFRRRSTKF, from the coding sequence atgacagaAATAATTATCGACGATGTTTATCCCAAAGGGACGGTTTATCCCATGATTTTAAACTTCCAAAATGGTTATACAACTGATAACTTTAAAAACCAAGAATGTATTTTGGCTGATAATTCCGAAaccaataataaaacattagccACCGAAATAGACGGTCTCGTATATGCCGGTGATGAAGAAAACGAAAGCTTGGGTAAGACTTTTATATTAGCACGCAATAAAACTACGGGTAAAGTGCGTTTGATCGAAACTGGTGTTGTGAACGTCAAACCAATCCTAAAGTTTGATCAAAACATATCGCAGCTACAGCTTGAAACGAGCCATTTAGAACTCAGTAGGAAGTTCGGTTCGAAGAAGCAGAAACAACGTATGGAACAGAAGGAAAAATTAAAAGTCAATATTGAAACTGTTACGGAGCAAATGAAAAATGTCACCCAAGAAATAACTGAAGAAAACTTAGATTTATCTTCATACAACAATGTTAATAACGACGATTTCTACATACCACCCATAAACCGCACAGCAGAAAAGGCTGAGGAAGTCTATGAAGTAGACAAGATTTTAACTGACGAACAATATGAAAAGATTCACTCAGAGCTAGAGGGTAAAGACTACACATCAGAAATGATACcacttataaaatcaataatatctaAGAAAACTTTATCACCAAAGCTTATCGTACTAGCAGTATATGCAAATTCTTTACTGTATCTATACACGACAATGGTGAAAGATATCACGAAGAAATCATTTGCAGCCTGTTCGATGTCTctcacattaaataatattattttaaataacttcctGAGTGTGTCACATTCTAAACGAACAAGACCAGCACCGTTTAAGGACAAGTCACTGTGTCATGCAatagtatttttgttgttaattaacaatttaaaaattgaaatggaCGGTTTATGCGAGGCTCTAAAATTGACACCTAATACGGCAACTCTAAAGGTTCGTGTTACTGGAGCCTCAGTTATTACATcgggtaataaaaaaatagtccaATTAAAATTACCTCTTAATAAAACAGGATTCAGAAGAAGGAGtaccaaattttaa